A genomic region of Deltaproteobacteria bacterium contains the following coding sequences:
- the dnaJ gene encoding molecular chaperone DnaJ, translated as MKKKDYYEILNVSKDASDVDIKKAYRKLVLEYHPDKRPGDKEAEEKIKEINEAYSVLGNAEKKAQYDKYGHGFERMNSSYDDLFGSTTIFEDLIGDVFSDFFGTRGASNKRVRGRDVETILELEFEEAVLGTEKEIPIERIGLCDVCSGTGAKPGTKPITCRTCGGRGQINYRQSFLTVTRTCNVCNGAGYEIIDKCRNCGGTGRIRRQDKIKINIPAGVDNESVLRIQGKGSEGYNGGASGDLHIIIKVKDHQVFKRDGHDIILDTNISFTQAVLGDTIKIPTLYGEEELKITPGTNSGQSFILKHKGVTSPYDRRKGDQVVKVHIEVPKYVTERQKELLKEFDEILKENKQNNAKGIFDKVKDLFQ; from the coding sequence GTGAAGAAAAAAGATTACTACGAGATACTCAACGTCAGCAAAGATGCCAGCGATGTTGATATAAAAAAGGCTTATAGAAAATTGGTATTGGAATATCACCCTGATAAAAGGCCGGGAGATAAAGAAGCGGAAGAAAAGATCAAGGAAATAAATGAAGCGTACAGCGTACTGGGTAATGCTGAAAAAAAAGCACAGTATGATAAGTACGGACACGGTTTTGAAAGGATGAATTCATCTTACGATGATTTGTTCGGTTCGACAACGATCTTTGAAGATTTGATAGGTGATGTTTTTAGTGACTTTTTTGGTACAAGGGGTGCTTCCAATAAAAGGGTTCGCGGGAGAGATGTGGAAACTATTCTTGAATTAGAATTTGAGGAGGCTGTTTTAGGTACAGAGAAGGAAATCCCCATTGAACGCATAGGCTTGTGTGATGTATGCTCGGGAACGGGTGCAAAACCGGGTACAAAACCAATTACATGCAGGACTTGCGGAGGAAGAGGACAAATAAATTATAGGCAGAGTTTCCTTACCGTTACAAGAACATGTAATGTATGCAATGGTGCGGGTTATGAAATAATAGATAAATGCAGGAATTGTGGAGGAACGGGCAGGATAAGAAGGCAGGATAAAATAAAAATAAATATTCCGGCGGGTGTTGACAACGAGAGTGTTTTAAGAATACAGGGTAAAGGTAGTGAAGGTTATAACGGCGGAGCTTCCGGTGATCTGCATATAATAATAAAAGTAAAAGATCACCAGGTATTCAAAAGAGACGGTCATGATATTATACTTGATACGAATATTTCTTTTACACAAGCTGTTCTTGGTGATACTATAAAAATCCCGACTTTATATGGTGAGGAAGAACTTAAAATCACCCCAGGAACAAACTCAGGACAATCATTCATATTAAAACATAAAGGCGTAACGAGTCCTTATGATCGGAGAAAAGGAGATCAGGTTGTAAAAGTTCATATAGAGGTTCCAAAATATGTAACAGAGAGACAAAAGGAGCTTCTAAAAGAATTTGATGAAATCTTAAAAGAAAATAAACAAAATAATGCAAAAGGTATCTTTGATAAAGTAAAGGATCTTTTCCAGTAA
- a CDS encoding carboxypeptidase-like regulatory domain-containing protein has translation MRQIKLFIGIIFFLVLAGLSNICYAAGQFVIDAPSATGGTGLLRISIPYSLDPGSFSLIGGMNYYYSNELSMTNASNTENIGSFGFVTGGLYKGLEGFAGVIASSTQQYYPQYSSYSLLESIADFRVGLKYAYKINSVFSIGVSGSIQTMSQIQQLFYNFSATGFYGLLLFSYDARRDTKLPLMLNVNLGYHYDNSDKLLSNSYLTPPDIKTALGIYPSDQYLFSFDILAPIPNTFVTPFIEYNLRKILIESFGDSPQRITPGIRIQPIKPLTIDTAVDIGLSSVQNIIGHNIRAVPAWDLYFSLAYIFKPSFMKAVFRLKRVMPNLQLLVPKNTLPYGWFTGSVYDAKTKEILPRTIISIKGTNVKCSDIITGITTSTYKSCLLNIGPVTIEARKNGYESVTVTRLALPHQGITQNFYLKRIYSFGSFIGRVVDAQGKPILATIKFDKWNVEDVLTDPSTGYFSTNLKPGIYYITILAQGYQPVVSKVIIAEGKKTMLEFVLKK, from the coding sequence ATGAGACAAATAAAATTATTTATAGGTATAATATTTTTTCTGGTGTTAGCCGGTTTATCAAATATTTGTTATGCGGCTGGGCAGTTTGTTATAGATGCGCCTTCTGCAACTGGCGGAACCGGCCTACTGAGAATTAGTATTCCATACTCACTCGACCCGGGGAGTTTTAGTCTTATAGGAGGTATGAATTACTATTATTCAAACGAGCTGTCTATGACCAATGCCTCAAACACAGAGAATATTGGTAGTTTTGGATTTGTTACAGGCGGTTTATACAAAGGTCTTGAAGGGTTTGCAGGTGTGATTGCATCAAGTACACAACAGTATTATCCTCAGTATAGTTCTTATAGCCTCTTGGAATCAATTGCGGATTTTAGGGTTGGACTAAAATATGCTTACAAGATCAATTCTGTGTTCAGTATAGGTGTCAGCGGTAGTATACAAACAATGAGTCAGATCCAGCAACTATTTTATAATTTTTCAGCTACCGGTTTTTACGGCCTTTTGCTTTTTAGCTATGATGCAAGAAGAGATACAAAATTACCACTAATGTTGAATGTGAATTTAGGTTATCATTACGATAACTCGGATAAACTTTTATCTAACAGCTATCTTACTCCACCCGACATAAAAACTGCTCTTGGTATCTATCCGTCGGATCAATATCTTTTTTCATTCGATATATTAGCCCCTATCCCGAACACATTTGTAACTCCGTTTATAGAGTATAATTTAAGGAAAATACTCATAGAAAGTTTTGGGGACAGCCCCCAGAGGATTACCCCCGGAATCAGGATTCAGCCAATAAAACCATTAACAATAGATACCGCCGTTGATATCGGACTGAGTTCTGTACAGAATATAATCGGACACAATATAAGAGCGGTGCCTGCGTGGGATTTATATTTTTCCCTGGCTTATATATTTAAACCTTCATTCATGAAGGCAGTTTTCAGGCTTAAAAGGGTGATGCCCAATCTTCAACTTCTGGTGCCAAAAAATACATTACCTTACGGATGGTTTACGGGTAGCGTTTATGATGCAAAAACAAAAGAAATATTGCCGCGCACTATCATTTCAATAAAGGGTACTAATGTTAAATGTTCCGATATTATTACAGGAATAACGACGAGTACTTATAAATCATGTTTGTTGAATATAGGACCTGTCACAATAGAGGCACGAAAAAATGGTTATGAGAGTGTTACTGTAACAAGGCTTGCTTTACCACATCAGGGTATTACTCAAAACTTTTATTTGAAGAGAATCTATTCATTTGGCAGCTTTATAGGCAGGGTTGTGGATGCGCAGGGTAAACCAATTCTTGCTACAATTAAGTTTGATAAGTGGAACGTTGAAGACGTTTTAACGGATCCGTCAACAGGGTATTTTTCTACAAACTTAAAGCCCGGGATTTATTACATAACAATCCTTGCACAGGGATATCAACCTGTGGTATCAAAAGTAATTATTGCAGAAGGTAAAAAAACAATGCTTGAATTTGTACTAAAAAAATAG
- the dnaK gene encoding molecular chaperone DnaK, whose translation MSRVIGIDLGTSNSCVAYMEGDSPVVIPNAEGGRTTPSMVAFNDKGELIVGNLAKRQSVTNAENTVFAVKRLIGRKFDSPEVVQSSRVMPYKIICADNNDAWIEIKDKKVSPAEVSAYILAKMKYYAEDFLGEKIEDAVITVPAYFNDSQRQATKDAGRIAGLNVLRIINEPTAASLAYGLNKDQNLKIAVFDLGGGTFDISILELNDGVFEVLATNGNTFLGGEDFDRALIGLLVKEFKNETGIDLTKDKVAIQRIKDAAEKAKMELSTLKETEVNLPFIASDGSAPKHLTKTINRSQFESLVQDLLDKLSEPCEIAIKDAELKKEDIDNIILVGGMTRMPAVVAKAEKIFGKQPVKGVNPDEVVATGAAIQGAVLKGVVKDIILLDVTPLSLGVETQGGIFTKIMPRNTTIPTRKTMVFSTTEDDQDFVNIHVLQGERELAKDNRTLASFQLMGLPPARISIDLIEVTFEIDANGILNVRAKDLGTGKEQKVRVKGGSGLTEEQINGIIGDAQKHEEDDRKRKQLVDLKNRADGLVYATTNSIEEYRDFLTEEDYDKILSAIEDVKNKRNMDDIAVLRDAVDNLSTLSHKIAEVLYRKTQAEENNTQ comes from the coding sequence GTGAGTAGAGTAATAGGGATAGATTTGGGTACCTCAAACTCCTGTGTCGCTTATATGGAGGGGGATTCGCCTGTTGTTATACCGAATGCAGAAGGTGGAAGAACTACGCCTTCTATGGTTGCTTTCAATGATAAAGGCGAATTAATTGTCGGAAATCTTGCAAAGAGGCAGTCGGTAACAAATGCTGAAAATACCGTCTTTGCCGTTAAAAGATTGATAGGAAGAAAATTCGATTCACCAGAGGTCGTTCAAAGCAGCAGGGTAATGCCTTATAAGATTATATGCGCGGATAATAATGACGCGTGGATTGAGATAAAAGATAAAAAAGTCAGTCCGGCAGAAGTCTCTGCCTATATACTTGCAAAAATGAAATATTACGCGGAGGATTTTTTAGGAGAAAAAATTGAAGATGCTGTGATTACGGTTCCTGCATACTTCAATGATAGCCAGAGACAGGCAACAAAAGATGCGGGAAGGATAGCGGGACTTAATGTATTAAGGATCATTAACGAGCCAACTGCGGCATCCCTTGCTTATGGGCTAAACAAGGATCAAAATTTAAAAATAGCCGTTTTTGATCTCGGCGGCGGGACATTTGATATATCCATTCTTGAACTAAATGATGGTGTATTTGAAGTTTTAGCAACAAATGGCAATACATTTCTTGGAGGAGAGGATTTTGACAGGGCATTGATCGGTTTGCTTGTTAAAGAGTTCAAAAACGAAACGGGTATAGACCTTACGAAAGATAAGGTGGCTATACAAAGAATAAAAGATGCAGCAGAGAAAGCCAAGATGGAGTTGTCAACTTTAAAGGAAACAGAGGTAAACCTCCCATTTATTGCATCGGACGGCTCGGCGCCAAAACATCTTACAAAAACGATCAACAGATCACAGTTTGAATCACTTGTACAGGATTTGCTTGATAAGCTTAGTGAGCCGTGTGAGATTGCTATTAAAGATGCAGAACTTAAAAAAGAAGATATAGATAATATCATTCTTGTTGGAGGTATGACAAGGATGCCTGCCGTTGTGGCAAAGGCAGAAAAGATTTTTGGGAAACAGCCTGTAAAAGGTGTAAACCCTGATGAAGTGGTTGCAACTGGCGCTGCAATACAAGGTGCTGTATTGAAAGGGGTTGTAAAAGACATTATCTTGCTTGATGTTACACCGCTATCTCTTGGTGTTGAAACGCAGGGTGGTATTTTTACAAAGATCATGCCAAGAAATACGACGATTCCAACAAGAAAAACCATGGTATTTTCAACAACAGAGGATGATCAGGATTTTGTCAATATCCATGTATTACAGGGTGAAAGGGAGCTTGCAAAGGATAATAGGACACTTGCAAGTTTTCAGCTCATGGGTCTTCCTCCTGCTAGGATCTCTATCGATCTTATAGAAGTAACTTTTGAAATAGATGCAAATGGTATTCTAAATGTAAGGGCAAAAGATCTCGGTACTGGGAAAGAACAAAAGGTCAGGGTCAAAGGCGGGAGCGGCTTAACAGAGGAACAAATAAATGGTATTATAGGTGATGCGCAAAAGCATGAAGAGGATGATCGAAAAAGAAAACAATTGGTAGATCTTAAGAACAGAGCGGATGGACTTGTATACGCTACGACTAATTCGATTGAGGAATACAGGGATTTCCTCACAGAAGAAGATTACGATAAAATTCTATCAGCCATTGAAGATGTAAAAAATAAAAGGAATATGGATGATATAGCCGTACTTCGAGATGCTGTTGATAATTTAAGTACACTGTCTCATAAGATAGCAGAAGTGCTTTATAGAAAAACTCAAGCAGAGGAGAATAATACACAGTGA
- a CDS encoding ABC transporter ATP-binding protein/permease, with product MFKGNIKRLLGYLTPYIDRFIFAMILMIMLSLMTGAIAYLAGPLVKYIINPSETTLHVAGPFKFLLKIPKKELFYYLPITLIVVAFLKGLSFYGQAYFMGNIGQKIIRDIRNDLFGHIQYLPLAYFSNVNTGTLVSRIMNDVGLIQGAVTSAVAGSLRDSFSIIVLIGLAFYLDWQLSLLTFLVYPLVGYAIVWVGRKLQKVSIQGQVAAANLNNKLFESISSINIVKAFNSEDHEVNRFKKFTSDFYVAIMRGVKVNALFTPSMEFLMVVGFVGAFWYGGWRIMNGTLTPESFLSFFAAIGLLYQPVKNLSNINSIIQDGLAASKRVFEVLDEPLETGRDGSKIVTEVKEGISFKNVSFKYKDQDVLKNISMDIRKGEIIAIVGDSGAGKSTLVSLIPRFYDVTSGSIKIDSVDISEIKIKALRDMIGIVTQETVLFDDTVYNNIIYGAKDATFEEVVNAAKAAYAHKFIMELSDGYNTNLGERGAKLSGGERQRISIARAILKNPAILILDEATSNLDAKSEGEVQKALENLMRGKTTFLIAHRLYTAERADRIAVIVKGILEEEGHHDMLMKNDGYYKKLYMLQHTLFEKEQKNMQ from the coding sequence ATGTTTAAAGGTAATATAAAAAGGCTATTGGGATATCTTACTCCATACATCGATAGATTTATCTTTGCGATGATTTTAATGATCATGCTCTCGCTTATGACAGGTGCAATTGCATACTTAGCAGGTCCACTCGTGAAGTACATAATAAATCCGTCGGAAACGACTTTGCATGTAGCAGGTCCGTTTAAATTCCTTTTGAAAATACCAAAAAAGGAGTTGTTTTATTATCTGCCGATTACGCTTATCGTTGTTGCTTTTTTAAAAGGCCTTTCATTTTATGGGCAGGCTTATTTTATGGGGAATATAGGACAGAAGATTATAAGAGATATAAGGAATGATCTGTTCGGACATATTCAATACCTGCCGTTAGCTTATTTTTCAAATGTTAATACGGGAACGCTTGTCTCAAGGATCATGAACGATGTGGGACTTATCCAGGGTGCAGTAACGAGCGCCGTTGCGGGCAGCTTAAGGGACAGCTTTTCTATAATCGTACTTATCGGTCTTGCTTTTTATCTTGACTGGCAATTGTCCCTTCTCACATTTCTTGTTTATCCCTTAGTAGGATACGCCATCGTATGGGTTGGAAGAAAACTTCAGAAGGTGAGTATACAGGGACAGGTTGCCGCGGCCAATCTCAACAATAAACTATTCGAATCAATCTCGAGTATCAACATAGTTAAGGCGTTTAACAGTGAAGATCATGAAGTGAACAGGTTCAAGAAATTTACGTCAGACTTTTACGTAGCGATTATGAGGGGCGTAAAGGTAAACGCATTGTTCACCCCTTCCATGGAATTTCTTATGGTGGTAGGATTTGTCGGCGCATTCTGGTATGGCGGATGGAGGATCATGAACGGTACACTTACACCCGAGAGTTTTTTATCGTTTTTTGCTGCCATAGGTTTATTATATCAGCCGGTTAAAAACCTTAGTAATATAAACAGTATAATACAGGATGGGCTTGCAGCATCAAAACGTGTATTCGAGGTACTCGATGAACCATTAGAGACGGGCAGGGACGGCAGTAAAATTGTTACAGAAGTAAAAGAAGGCATATCCTTTAAAAATGTAAGCTTTAAATACAAGGATCAAGATGTATTGAAGAACATCAGCATGGATATAAGGAAAGGAGAGATCATTGCAATTGTTGGAGATAGCGGCGCAGGAAAATCAACACTTGTAAGCCTTATACCTCGTTTTTATGATGTAACATCAGGTTCAATAAAGATAGACTCCGTTGATATAAGCGAAATAAAAATTAAAGCCTTGAGGGACATGATTGGTATAGTTACACAGGAAACCGTTTTGTTTGATGATACCGTTTACAACAACATAATCTATGGTGCCAAAGATGCCACTTTTGAAGAGGTCGTAAATGCGGCAAAGGCTGCTTATGCACATAAATTCATAATGGAACTATCGGATGGTTATAATACAAATCTTGGTGAAAGGGGTGCTAAATTATCCGGAGGCGAAAGGCAGAGGATCTCAATAGCAAGAGCGATATTGAAAAACCCCGCGATACTTATTCTTGATGAAGCCACATCAAACCTTGATGCAAAATCAGAAGGTGAGGTGCAAAAGGCACTTGAAAACCTTATGCGCGGTAAGACCACATTTTTAATTGCACACAGGCTATATACTGCTGAACGGGCAGACAGGATAGCAGTGATAGTAAAAGGAATCCTTGAAGAAGAAGGACATCACGACATGCTCATGAAGAATGATGGATATTACAAAAAACTTTACATGCTTCAGCACACACTTTTTGAAAAAGAACAAAAAAATATGCAATGA
- a CDS encoding LysE family translocator, with product MGLIGIFFSSFIIAFSGAMMPGPMFTATVLHSSKKGLRAGIFIVMGHGTLEVLLVLGLYFGLGHFLKSNTALAIIGIAGGIVLLGMAYGAFRYSGDLLTYNKDTKSNSAYISGILTSLSNPYLLIWWITIGLSYIVLSFKYGLKGIVVFYMGHILADLAWYSVVALFFGYIKRFIGSKGFKVIMIISGFIFLSFALYFGWFGIKHTISID from the coding sequence ATGGGATTGATTGGAATATTTTTTAGTTCTTTTATAATTGCGTTCTCTGGTGCTATGATGCCAGGACCTATGTTTACCGCAACTGTTCTCCATAGCAGTAAGAAAGGATTGAGAGCAGGTATTTTTATTGTAATGGGACACGGGACACTTGAGGTCTTATTGGTACTGGGTCTTTATTTTGGTCTTGGGCATTTTCTAAAAAGCAATACCGCGCTTGCTATTATCGGTATAGCCGGCGGCATTGTGTTGCTGGGCATGGCTTATGGTGCTTTTCGATATTCGGGCGATTTATTAACGTATAATAAGGATACAAAGAGTAATTCGGCATACATATCAGGTATCTTAACCTCTCTATCCAATCCTTATTTGCTTATATGGTGGATTACTATAGGATTGAGTTATATTGTGCTTTCCTTTAAATATGGTCTGAAAGGTATAGTTGTTTTCTATATGGGACATATACTTGCAGATCTTGCATGGTATAGTGTAGTTGCCCTGTTTTTTGGATATATTAAAAGGTTTATAGGCTCAAAAGGTTTTAAGGTAATAATGATTATAAGTGGCTTTATATTTCTTTCTTTTGCATTATACTTTGGATGGTTTGGTATAAAACATACAATCTCTATTGACTAA
- the grpE gene encoding nucleotide exchange factor GrpE, translated as MENNNQEQKNREQSESEKEIKEQDNAEHSSKTANKANDRTGNIRGEALIDSEVRDHGADLKKNQSAAGVKDTVEEEFLSESQTAEVERLKAEIDKLNKEVTLNKDKWLRAEADFDNFRKRVHKEKLDSLKYGYEALIKELLPIIDNLDRALEYAKKNAQPDSLYEGIELTSKLLKKVLAGFNVTSIQTVGQIFDPNFHEGIGIEEGGDYEDNVIVKEVEKGYLYKDRLLRSAKVIVGRKISKQDTEQSRDQNNSDNSDNG; from the coding sequence ATGGAAAATAATAATCAAGAACAAAAAAACAGGGAGCAATCTGAATCAGAAAAAGAGATAAAGGAACAGGATAATGCAGAACACAGTTCTAAAACTGCGAATAAAGCCAATGACAGGACTGGGAATATTCGGGGAGAAGCCCTTATTGATTCAGAGGTTAGAGATCATGGTGCAGACCTTAAAAAAAATCAATCTGCCGCAGGGGTCAAGGATACTGTAGAGGAGGAATTCTTATCAGAGTCTCAAACGGCAGAAGTGGAAAGATTAAAAGCAGAGATAGATAAATTAAATAAAGAGGTTACACTTAATAAAGATAAATGGCTTAGAGCAGAGGCGGATTTTGATAATTTCAGAAAGCGCGTTCACAAGGAAAAACTCGATTCATTAAAGTATGGTTATGAAGCATTGATAAAAGAACTTTTACCAATCATTGATAATCTTGATCGTGCACTTGAGTATGCAAAAAAAAATGCACAACCTGACAGCCTTTATGAAGGTATAGAACTTACATCAAAATTGCTAAAAAAGGTATTGGCGGGATTCAACGTTACATCCATACAAACGGTTGGTCAGATATTTGATCCTAATTTTCATGAAGGTATCGGAATTGAAGAGGGCGGGGATTATGAAGACAATGTTATAGTAAAAGAGGTTGAGAAGGGTTACCTTTACAAGGATAGGTTGTTAAGGTCTGCCAAAGTAATTGTAGGGAGAAAGATCTCTAAACAAGATACCGAGCAATCGAGAGATCAAAATAACTCTGATAACTCGGATAATGGTTAA
- a CDS encoding response regulator, with amino-acid sequence MSSQVPKVFCPSCGESVDIFVMISNGEERIHCSECGLDLSKKVYKQEVLNRIIIADDSTIMRKQVAEALINSRISIDLIESENGRAFLSRLSELFKNNLDVDLAILDVNMPIISGIDAARTMRAMETGLKKTKKIPIVFFSVVKCDDNFKKIMNLTKPAAYLNKGNSTDKEQFRKRLIDVIDRIHNV; translated from the coding sequence ATGTCTTCGCAAGTACCGAAAGTTTTTTGTCCAAGCTGCGGCGAATCGGTTGATATATTCGTAATGATTTCTAACGGAGAGGAACGCATCCATTGTTCCGAATGCGGACTAGATCTTTCTAAAAAAGTGTATAAACAGGAAGTATTGAACAGAATCATTATCGCAGATGATTCCACAATAATGAGAAAGCAGGTTGCTGAAGCACTTATAAACAGTAGGATCTCTATCGATCTTATAGAAAGTGAAAACGGAAGGGCTTTCCTGTCGCGGTTGAGTGAACTTTTTAAAAACAACTTGGATGTGGATCTTGCAATACTTGATGTTAATATGCCGATTATTAGCGGGATAGACGCAGCGAGAACAATGAGGGCAATGGAAACCGGTTTAAAGAAAACAAAAAAAATACCCATTGTATTTTTCTCTGTTGTAAAATGCGATGACAACTTTAAAAAGATAATGAATCTTACAAAACCTGCAGCTTATTTAAATAAAGGGAACAGCACGGATAAGGAACAGTTTAGAAAAAGGCTTATTGATGTTATAGACAGGATCCATAATGTTTGA
- a CDS encoding lysophospholipid acyltransferase family protein produces the protein MKHYISSIKTWILGLVIWALTYLMALTLRYTFKGKETFDKFISKNPTVAVFWHGEFFLLPYLYRKQKVATFVSPSKDGNISNAVLRRYKFGRIRGSSTRGGVSASREAINYIKNGYAIGITADGPRGPYHKLKPGAVWLAQQMNIPVVTVTVRLKHSLKLGSWDKFAIPVPFTKVIVIYGELIDIKTKNRQEAVEVVQKKLEEQGKEADLTIENL, from the coding sequence ATGAAGCATTATATAAGTTCTATTAAAACGTGGATCCTGGGTTTGGTAATATGGGCATTAACCTATTTAATGGCATTAACCCTTAGATACACTTTTAAAGGAAAAGAAACATTCGATAAATTCATTTCGAAAAATCCTACCGTAGCTGTATTCTGGCATGGCGAGTTTTTCCTCTTACCTTACCTATATAGAAAACAAAAGGTGGCTACATTTGTAAGTCCAAGTAAAGACGGCAACATATCAAATGCGGTTCTAAGAAGATACAAATTCGGCAGGATAAGAGGGTCAAGCACAAGAGGAGGTGTGTCGGCTTCCCGCGAGGCTATTAATTATATAAAGAACGGTTATGCTATAGGTATAACGGCGGATGGACCAAGGGGGCCTTATCACAAATTAAAACCCGGAGCTGTATGGCTTGCACAGCAGATGAACATCCCTGTTGTGACTGTTACAGTAAGGTTAAAGCATTCATTAAAATTAGGTTCATGGGATAAATTTGCCATACCGGTACCATTTACAAAGGTTATCGTTATTTATGGAGAACTTATAGATATAAAAACTAAGAACAGACAGGAAGCTGTAGAAGTTGTCCAGAAAAAGCTTGAAGAGCAAGGTAAAGAGGCAGACTTAACGATAGAAAATCTTTAA